The following coding sequences lie in one Candidatus Paceibacterota bacterium genomic window:
- a CDS encoding GatB/YqeY domain-containing protein, translating into MALQQQIKDQIKEAMLAKEAVRLSVLRGLSSAFTNELVATKRKPDVELPDEEAISVIRRQVKQRKDSIEQFRKGGREDLAAAEEAEMKILEVYLPQMMSREEILKVAEAKKAELGITDKSKMGAFMGAVMKELKGRADGAAVKEVVESLF; encoded by the coding sequence ATGGCTCTACAGCAGCAAATTAAGGACCAAATCAAAGAAGCAATGCTCGCCAAAGAGGCAGTCAGATTGAGTGTTTTGCGCGGCCTTTCTTCGGCTTTTACCAATGAATTAGTGGCTACTAAGCGAAAGCCTGATGTCGAGCTTCCCGATGAAGAAGCGATTAGCGTTATTCGACGGCAGGTAAAGCAGAGAAAAGATTCAATTGAACAGTTTCGGAAAGGCGGCCGCGAGGATTTGGCGGCCGCCGAAGAAGCGGAGATGAAAATTCTGGAAGTTTATCTTCCTCAAATGATGAGCCGGGAAGAGATTCTCAAAGTAGCAGAAGCGAAGAAAGCCGAACTCGGTATCACCGACAAATCCAAGATGGGTGCCTTCATGGGCGCCGTGATGAAAGAATTAAAAGGCCGCGCCGACGGCGCGGCCGTCAAAGAAGTAGTTGAAAGTTTATTTTAA
- a CDS encoding DNA-3-methyladenine glycosylase, which produces MRKVLDKRFFHRPVLKVAEDLVGKYLVRKIGRKEIALMITETEAYDGEKDLACHASKGRTARTEVMFGEAGHWYVYLVYGMYEMLNIVTGPKDYPAAVLIRAAGKAGGPGKLTRLLEIDRRLNTKPAMRTSGLWIEDRGIKIKKSEILKTPRIGINYAGDYWAKKPWRFVLNKKTTLKKRAVS; this is translated from the coding sequence ATGCGAAAAGTCTTAGACAAAAGATTCTTCCATCGGCCGGTTTTGAAAGTGGCGGAGGATTTGGTAGGGAAGTATTTGGTGCGAAAAATTGGCCGAAAAGAGATTGCTTTAATGATTACTGAAACCGAAGCTTATGATGGCGAGAAGGATTTAGCTTGCCACGCTTCGAAAGGGAGAACGGCTCGAACAGAAGTGATGTTTGGCGAAGCGGGTCACTGGTATGTTTATTTAGTGTATGGCATGTATGAAATGCTCAACATTGTCACTGGGCCAAAAGATTATCCGGCCGCCGTTTTGATCAGGGCCGCCGGCAAGGCCGGCGGCCCTGGCAAACTGACTAGATTGTTGGAGATTGACCGAAGATTAAATACGAAACCCGCTATGCGGACAAGCGGCTTATGGATTGAAGACCGGGGAATCAAAATTAAAAAATCTGAAATTCTCAAGACTCCCCGCATCGGCATCAATTACGCTGGCGATTATTGGGCCAAGAAACCCTGGAGATTTGTATTAAATAAAAAGACTACTCTCAAGAAGAGGGCAGTCTCCTGA
- the murF gene encoding UDP-N-acetylmuramoyl-tripeptide--D-alanyl-D-alanine ligase, with the protein MKSFFRQIVLSIIWWQSRVVLKKYKPKIVAVTGSVGKTSTKDAIYVVLSSQFHVRKSDKSFNSQLGVPLTILGRPNGWNSFWIWFGNILAGFKLILTKAKYPKWLVLEIGVDRPGGLEKLTRWLKPDVTVITRFGTVPAHIEFFESREEVVNEKGNLVRALKKGGTLILNADDEDAMSMKTLSQERTLTYGTDRSATLSGDAYAILYEETNRFPQGFAFKADYEGNSLPVVISGVLGEHHMYPILAALLVGIAEGLPLLSITSVFEKHLPAPGRMHLVAGEKETMIIDDTYNSSPVALEEALKTLKEAKVNGRKMAVLGDMLEIGRHSAEEHKRLGEIAAAVSDILITVGLRAKYIAEGALNGGLSEKVIYQCEDSREAGKLLESLIKAGDLILVKGSQGVRMERVVEEVMAEPALKKQLLVRQDEEWMRR; encoded by the coding sequence ATGAAATCATTTTTCCGACAAATCGTACTCTCTATTATTTGGTGGCAATCGCGGGTAGTTTTAAAAAAATATAAGCCCAAGATTGTGGCCGTTACCGGAAGTGTTGGCAAGACTTCCACCAAAGACGCCATCTACGTCGTCCTTTCCAGTCAATTTCATGTCCGAAAAAGCGATAAAAGTTTCAATAGCCAGCTCGGCGTACCGCTGACCATTCTAGGCCGCCCTAACGGCTGGAACAGCTTTTGGATCTGGTTTGGCAATATTCTGGCCGGTTTTAAATTGATTTTAACTAAAGCCAAATACCCAAAATGGTTAGTGCTGGAAATCGGAGTGGATCGGCCTGGAGGATTGGAGAAACTAACACGCTGGTTAAAACCAGATGTAACAGTTATTACTCGTTTCGGGACAGTGCCGGCGCATATTGAGTTTTTCGAATCTCGAGAAGAAGTGGTAAATGAGAAAGGAAATTTGGTCAGAGCCTTGAAAAAAGGCGGCACTTTGATTTTGAATGCTGATGATGAAGACGCCATGTCCATGAAAACCCTCTCTCAAGAGAGAACTCTAACTTACGGCACCGATCGCTCGGCTACTCTTTCCGGAGATGCTTACGCCATTCTCTACGAGGAGACTAACCGATTTCCTCAAGGGTTTGCTTTCAAAGCCGATTATGAAGGGAATAGTTTGCCTGTAGTGATCAGCGGAGTGCTGGGAGAACATCATATGTATCCGATTTTAGCGGCCCTCTTGGTGGGAATTGCCGAAGGTCTGCCACTCCTTTCTATTACCTCCGTTTTTGAAAAGCATCTGCCCGCTCCGGGACGCATGCATCTAGTGGCTGGGGAGAAGGAGACTATGATTATTGATGATACTTATAATTCTTCGCCGGTTGCTCTGGAAGAGGCCTTGAAGACTTTGAAAGAAGCAAAAGTAAACGGGCGGAAGATGGCCGTCTTGGGAGATATGTTGGAGATCGGGCGGCACTCGGCTGAGGAGCACAAGAGATTGGGCGAGATTGCGGCCGCCGTTTCAGATATTTTAATTACAGTTGGATTGCGAGCTAAGTATATTGCTGAAGGAGCCCTGAATGGCGGCTTGAGCGAAAAAGTAATTTATCAGTGTGAAGATTCGCGCGAGGCGGGGAAGCTTCTCGAATCACTGATTAAAGCTGGCGATTTAATTTTAGTAAAAGGTTCGCAAGGAGTTCGAATGGAAAGGGTAGTAGAAGAGGTGATGGCCGAACCAGCTCTCAAAAAACAACTTTTAGTTCGTCAGGATGAGGAGTGGATGAGGAGGTAA